DNA from Nocardioides yefusunii:
GCGTGACCTCGTCGGCACCGTGCTGAGCCACCGCCTCGTGCTGGCTCCCGGCGCCCACACCACCGGCACCAGCGTCGCCTCCGTGCTCGAGGAAGTGCTGCGAACCGTCGCCGTCCCCACGCCCGCGCCCACCACCGCCGCCCCGGGGACGTCATCTCCGGCCACCGGGGACCCGACACGTGCGTGAGGCGTTCGCGTCCCTGACCCAGCGCGGCCGGATCCTGCTGACCTGCGGAATCGCGGTCTGCGGTGCAGCCCTCTACCTGGGCGACCAGACGCTGCTGCGGGTCGGGCTGCTGCTCACCCTGCTGCCGCTGTTCAGCACCCTCGTCATGGCCCGCGCCAAGTACCGGATCGCGTTGGAACGACGCACCACTCCCCGCGTCGTCGCCGCCGGGCAGCCTGCCCGGGTCGACCTGCGGATCATCAACGAAGGCCTCGTGCCTCCGGGCAGCATCGTGGTGGAGGAGGAACTGGGCTACGCCCTCGGCTCCCGTCCGCGGTTCCGGCTGCAGCGTCTCGCCCGGGGCGTCGCGCAGAACCAGTCCTACCGGGTCAGCACCGACGTCCGCGGCCGACATCAGTTGGGGCCGGCGCTGCTCCGCGTCAGCGACCCGCTCGGGCTGGTCGCGGTGACCCGCGGATTCCGCAGCACTGACTCCGTGGTCGTGCTCCCGCTCGTCGTGCCACTCGACGGCCTGCCGCTCACCTCCCCCTCACGAGGCACCTCTGGCGCGTCACGCAGTTCCACCCACGGCGACGCCGACGACACCACCGTGCGGGCCTACCGCCGCGGTGACGACGTCCGACGCATCCACTGGCGTTCGTCCGCGCGAGCCGGCGACCTGGTGGTGCGCCAGGAGGAGGAGCCCCATCGGCCCGCAGTGACGCTGCTGCTCGACGTGCGCGCGGCCGCCCACCGCGGCACCGGCGTCGCCTCGTCGTTCGAGGCGGCCGTACGGATCGCGTCCTCCGTACTGAGCCACCTGCTCACCCACGGTCAGGACGTCGTCCTCCTGGCCGGCGACCGACGCTCGGAACTCCGGGCCAGCGACCCGGGAGCACTCGGCCGCGCCCTGGAGGAGTTGGCGATCCTGGCGCCCGACACCTCGGGCAGGTCCCTGCCACTGCCTGCTCTCTCCTCCCCCGGCACACCGCGCTCCGTCGTCGCCGTGCTGGGTTCCCTCGACGACGCCGACCGCGCCGGACTCGCAGGAGCGAACACCCGCGGTTCCCGCGCCAGCGCACTCCTCGTCGATGTCGAGGCCTGGAACCCGAACCGGGCCAACGCCGACGTCGTCCCCACCGGCCCTCTCGGCTGGCGCGCCACGGCCGTGGGTCCGCGCAGTTCGCTGACCCAGGCATGGCGGAGCGTGGTCGCGTGAGCACGCCGGTCTCCCCGCGCACCTCCGACAACAGACGTTCCCTCGCCCATCATCTCCTCACCGCGGCGATCGCCGTCGCCTGCGCGCTGGGGGTCTGGACCGCGATGCTCCCGTGGTCCTCGCTCACCGAGGTGAGTGGGCACAGCGGCCCCGTGCTGTGGTGCGTCCTGCTGGTCGCCGCCGGATCATCGCTCGTCCGCGCCACCGGAGTGGGCGGCTGGGTCGCCCTGCCGCTCGGTTTCCTGCTCGGCACGGCCGTCCCGCTGGCTCTGGTCGACGCGCCTCCCTTCCCCACTCCGGCAGGCGTGCGCGCCCTCGCCTCAGCACTGGCCGACGACCTCGACGCCGTGGGGCGTTACGCCGTCCCGCTCTCGGCCGAGGGCGGCGACCTCGCCCTGCTCTTCACCTTGGTGGCGCTCGGCGCGATCCTGCTGCTCGACCTGTTCGTCGTCGGTGGCGGACGGGTGGTGCTGGGCGGGCTGGTGCTGCTCGTGCTTCATCTGGTCCCCTCCAACCTCGGCCCGGAGGCCACCTGGTCGCAGTTCGCGGCGACGGCAGCGTGGTTCGTCGTGCTGCTCCTGCTGGTGCGGGCCCGTGAGAACCTGCGGTGGGAACTCGTCACGCAGAGCCACTCCGCTGATGCGGGGTCCGACGCCGGATCCGGCGCGGGGCTCACCCGTGAGTCCGGGCAGCGCTCCCTGCTGGCAGCTGGACTTCCCACTGCCGTGGTGGTGAGCACCGCGACGATCGCCGTCTCCTGCCTCGTTGCCGCGCACCTGCCGTTGCCCTCGCGCGGCACCGACGGGTCCGGACGTGGCAAGGGCAGTGACGAGGTGACGGTGGCCAATCCGCTCGTCGACCTGCGTCGGGACCTGAGCCGGGGCCGGGACGTCGACCTGCTCATCGTCGAGACCGAGGGCGGGACTCCGCAGTACGTCCGCACCTCGGTGCTGACCCAGTACGACGGCAAGCAGTGGAGCACCGGCGAACGCGAGTCGTCCGCGGACCAGACCGCGGACGGGAACGAGCTCCCCCCGGTGCCCGGGCTGGACGCGTGGTCGAACGAACTGTTGCTGTTCAACGCCTCCGATGCGTTCCACTCCCGCTGGCTCCCTCTGCCCGAGC
Protein-coding regions in this window:
- a CDS encoding DUF58 domain-containing protein; the protein is MREAFASLTQRGRILLTCGIAVCGAALYLGDQTLLRVGLLLTLLPLFSTLVMARAKYRIALERRTTPRVVAAGQPARVDLRIINEGLVPPGSIVVEEELGYALGSRPRFRLQRLARGVAQNQSYRVSTDVRGRHQLGPALLRVSDPLGLVAVTRGFRSTDSVVVLPLVVPLDGLPLTSPSRGTSGASRSSTHGDADDTTVRAYRRGDDVRRIHWRSSARAGDLVVRQEEEPHRPAVTLLLDVRAAAHRGTGVASSFEAAVRIASSVLSHLLTHGQDVVLLAGDRRSELRASDPGALGRALEELAILAPDTSGRSLPLPALSSPGTPRSVVAVLGSLDDADRAGLAGANTRGSRASALLVDVEAWNPNRANADVVPTGPLGWRATAVGPRSSLTQAWRSVVA